In one window of Saprospiraceae bacterium DNA:
- the atpB gene encoding F0F1 ATP synthase subunit A — MAAIRRFWIALTFSGLSVFAFAQDGHEHHEHTHAGQHPPTTAHPADHGGPCGHSINAPKTFNAGDNAVHHISDANVINIIGELYFHLPVILKDERGWTVMTSAAFHPHHHGNGENSHNGYALVHGSVMRLKNERFAEGQHKIDDYTHEEIAGEDGKKKTRYNAVIGGQCVPLEAKTTYDGGILGGGVTSFMDFSITRNVFTMLLTALILFLIFRAVAQAAVKRRGQAPRGLQNFIEPFYTFIRDEVAKPSIGPKYEKYMPYLMSAFFFILGLNLIGQLPIFPGSANVTGNISVTIVLAIITFLISTFSANKHFWEHTLWMPGVPAPLKILILTPIEILGLFLKPFTLLLRLFANITAGHIVILSFVSLIFILGKSGESTGGAAAGIAASIPLTLFMMALELLVAFLQAFIFTMLSATYIGTAIEEPHHDHH; from the coding sequence ATGGCAGCCATTCGCAGATTTTGGATTGCATTGACTTTCAGCGGTTTGAGCGTTTTTGCCTTTGCGCAGGACGGCCACGAGCATCACGAACATACGCATGCCGGGCAACATCCGCCCACGACTGCCCACCCCGCCGACCACGGCGGCCCCTGCGGGCACTCCATCAACGCTCCCAAAACGTTCAACGCAGGCGACAACGCGGTGCATCACATCTCCGACGCGAATGTCATCAACATCATCGGCGAGCTCTACTTCCACCTGCCGGTCATCCTCAAAGATGAGAGAGGTTGGACGGTCATGACCTCAGCCGCCTTCCACCCGCACCACCACGGCAACGGCGAAAACTCGCACAATGGCTATGCGCTCGTACACGGCAGCGTGATGCGGCTCAAAAACGAGCGATTCGCGGAAGGCCAACACAAAATTGACGATTACACCCACGAAGAAATAGCAGGCGAAGACGGCAAAAAGAAAACCCGCTACAACGCCGTCATCGGCGGCCAATGCGTGCCGCTCGAAGCCAAGACGACTTACGACGGCGGCATACTTGGCGGTGGCGTGACGAGTTTCATGGATTTCAGCATCACGCGCAACGTGTTCACGATGCTGCTCACCGCGCTGATTTTGTTCCTGATTTTCCGTGCGGTTGCCCAAGCCGCCGTGAAACGCAGAGGCCAAGCCCCAAGAGGTTTGCAGAACTTCATCGAGCCGTTCTACACCTTCATTAGAGATGAAGTGGCGAAGCCGAGCATCGGGCCGAAATACGAGAAATATATGCCCTACCTGATGTCGGCGTTTTTCTTCATCCTCGGCCTCAACCTGATCGGCCAACTCCCCATCTTCCCCGGCAGCGCCAACGTGACTGGCAACATTTCCGTCACCATCGTGCTCGCCATCATCACTTTCCTGATTTCGACTTTTAGCGCCAACAAGCATTTCTGGGAACACACGCTGTGGATGCCCGGTGTGCCTGCCCCGCTCAAAATACTAATCCTGACCCCAATCGAGATACTCGGCCTGTTCCTCAAGCCTTTCACGTTGTTGCTCCGTCTTTTTGCCAACATCACGGCGGGCCACATCGTGATTCTCTCGTTCGTGAGCCTCATTTTTATTCTTGGCAAATCGGGCGAAAGCACGGGCGGCGCGGCGGCAGGCATAGCGGCCTCCATCCCGCTGACCCTGTTCATGATGGCTCTGGAACTGCTCGTGGCGTTTCTGCAAGCGTTCATTTTCACGATGTTGAGCGCCACTTACATCGGGACTGCGATTGAAGAACCGCACCACGACCATCATTGA
- a CDS encoding patatin-like phospholipase family protein, which produces MVRVLTIDGGGILGIIPALVLASLETKAQRYASNPELRIVDCFDFFAGTSTGGIITALLLAPDEHNPQRPRYSTSDIVDFYTEKGPYIFKSSWLRRFLGSAGLASDRYEVDELERLLELHLGDVRMSQLLKPCLIPAYNLELAATYFFCRHDHENAVEPARDFLVRDVCRATSAAPSYFKPATFLSASNVQHACVDGGVFANNPTLCAIAEVGKTAEHYTPVNMKLLSLGTGKVRHTFRLRSFQKRIALLNIPDLINIMMGGVAETTHYIVKNTFRNLGVKDNYLRLEPILPDAQTGAMDNATPENIQRLRAMTEQFIDHHNDELDDWAKQLVEMQTKEHEKPALRFGKGPALDDLV; this is translated from the coding sequence ATGGTAAGGGTATTGACTATTGATGGCGGAGGCATACTCGGCATCATCCCCGCTTTGGTATTGGCCTCCTTAGAAACGAAGGCCCAACGTTATGCAAGCAATCCCGAATTGCGCATCGTTGACTGTTTCGACTTTTTTGCCGGCACGAGCACAGGAGGCATCATCACGGCACTCCTGCTTGCCCCCGATGAGCACAACCCGCAGCGGCCGCGTTACTCAACCTCCGACATCGTTGACTTTTACACCGAAAAAGGCCCCTACATATTCAAGTCATCGTGGTTGCGGCGTTTTCTGGGCAGCGCAGGCCTTGCTTCTGACCGCTACGAGGTGGATGAATTAGAACGACTGCTCGAACTACATTTAGGAGATGTGCGGATGAGCCAGCTGCTCAAGCCATGCCTGATTCCGGCCTACAATCTCGAATTGGCCGCCACCTATTTTTTCTGTCGCCACGACCACGAAAACGCCGTGGAGCCTGCTCGAGACTTTTTGGTGCGCGACGTGTGTCGGGCCACTTCTGCTGCCCCCAGCTATTTCAAGCCTGCCACCTTCCTATCGGCATCTAACGTGCAGCACGCTTGTGTGGACGGTGGTGTGTTTGCCAACAACCCGACCTTGTGCGCCATCGCGGAGGTCGGCAAAACCGCTGAACACTACACCCCCGTCAACATGAAACTGCTCTCGCTTGGCACTGGCAAGGTACGCCACACATTTAGGCTCCGTTCATTCCAGAAAAGAATCGCCTTGCTCAATATACCTGACCTCATCAATATCATGATGGGAGGGGTGGCGGAAACGACCCACTACATCGTAAAAAACACATTCCGCAATCTCGGCGTGAAAGACAATTATCTGCGGCTCGAGCCTATCCTTCCCGATGCTCAAACGGGTGCTATGGACAACGCGACCCCGGAAAACATCCAGCGCCTCAGAGCCATGACCGAACAGTTTATAGACCACCACAACGATGAGCTCGATGATTGGGCCAAACAACTGGTTGAGATGCAGACAAAAGAACACGAAAAGCCAGCGCTAAGATTTGGAAAAGGGCCTGCGCTCGACGATTTGGTTTGA
- the pruA gene encoding L-glutamate gamma-semialdehyde dehydrogenase — protein MTDAIFTVPHPVNEPVWNYAPGSPEKIALKKALTEAKKQQKDVPMFIGGEHVFSDEKIAMRPPHERAHILGHYSKGNAAHVQAAIKAALKAKPAWEAMPWQERAAIFLRAADLLTGPYRAKMSAATMLCQSKNVYQAEIDCICELADFWRYNVYFMQEIYKQQPLSTRNVWNRTDWRPLEGFVFALTPFNFTAIAGNLPSAPAMLGNVAVWKPAESQIYSASLIMEILEEAGLPAGVINLVYVDGPTMGDVVFRHPDFAGIHFTGSTGVFQRIWKTIGENIANYKSYPRIVGETGGKDFVMVHNSADPKAVAVALGRGAFEYQGQKCSAASRAYIPKSLWKKVKDYLVTDLKSMKMGTTEDFSNFINAVIDEKAFDKISGYINAARKSDKVTIIAGGNCDKSKGFFIEPTVLEVSDPKYVTMCEEIFGPVLTIYVYADKDYEKTLELLDSTSPYALTGAIFANDRAALALANEKLRHAAGNYYVNDKPTGAVVGQQPFGGTRASGTNDKAGSMLNMYRWLSPRTIKENFVPPTDYRYPFLGEE, from the coding sequence ATGACAGACGCTATTTTCACCGTCCCCCATCCCGTCAACGAACCCGTTTGGAACTACGCCCCCGGCTCTCCCGAAAAAATCGCCCTGAAAAAAGCCCTCACCGAAGCAAAAAAGCAGCAAAAGGACGTGCCCATGTTCATCGGTGGCGAACACGTCTTTTCCGATGAAAAAATCGCCATGCGCCCGCCACACGAGCGCGCCCACATCCTCGGCCATTATTCCAAAGGAAATGCCGCTCATGTGCAAGCCGCCATCAAGGCAGCCTTGAAAGCCAAACCAGCTTGGGAAGCCATGCCCTGGCAAGAACGCGCGGCCATTTTCCTCCGCGCCGCCGACCTGCTCACCGGCCCCTATCGCGCCAAAATGAGCGCGGCCACCATGCTCTGTCAGAGCAAAAACGTGTATCAGGCCGAGATTGACTGCATCTGCGAGTTGGCGGATTTCTGGCGCTACAACGTGTATTTCATGCAGGAAATCTACAAACAGCAGCCGCTCAGCACCCGCAATGTGTGGAACCGCACCGACTGGCGACCACTCGAAGGGTTTGTGTTTGCCCTCACGCCGTTCAATTTCACGGCCATCGCGGGCAACCTGCCCTCTGCCCCTGCCATGCTCGGCAACGTCGCTGTTTGGAAGCCTGCGGAGTCGCAGATTTATTCGGCATCGCTCATCATGGAAATCCTCGAAGAAGCCGGTTTGCCCGCAGGCGTCATCAATCTCGTGTATGTGGACGGCCCGACGATGGGCGATGTGGTGTTCCGACACCCCGATTTTGCCGGAATTCACTTCACGGGCAGCACGGGCGTTTTTCAGCGGATTTGGAAAACCATCGGAGAAAACATTGCCAATTACAAATCGTACCCGCGCATCGTGGGCGAGACGGGCGGCAAAGACTTCGTGATGGTGCACAATTCCGCCGACCCGAAAGCGGTGGCCGTGGCGCTTGGTCGCGGCGCGTTTGAGTATCAGGGGCAAAAATGCTCCGCCGCGTCGCGGGCATACATTCCAAAAAGTTTGTGGAAAAAAGTGAAGGACTACCTCGTGACCGATTTAAAAAGTATGAAAATGGGTACGACGGAAGATTTCTCCAACTTTATCAACGCCGTGATTGACGAAAAGGCGTTCGACAAAATCTCCGGCTACATCAACGCGGCTCGAAAATCCGACAAAGTGACCATCATCGCCGGGGGCAACTGCGACAAGTCGAAAGGCTTCTTCATCGAGCCCACCGTGCTGGAAGTGTCCGACCCGAAATATGTAACCATGTGCGAGGAAATCTTTGGCCCCGTGTTGACCATCTATGTCTATGCGGACAAGGACTACGAAAAGACGCTCGAACTGCTCGACTCGACCTCGCCTTACGCGCTCACAGGAGCCATTTTTGCCAACGACCGCGCCGCCCTCGCTTTGGCCAACGAAAAACTCCGCCACGCTGCCGGCAATTACTACGTCAACGACAAACCCACCGGCGCGGTAGTCGGCCAACAGCCGTTCGGTGGCACCCGTGCTTCCGGCACCAACGACAAAGCCGGCTCCATGCTCAATATGTACCGATGGCTCTCGCCGCGCACCATCAAGGAGAATTTCGTGCCGCCGACGGACTATCGGTATCCGTTCTTGGGAGAGGAGTGA
- a CDS encoding BamA/TamA family outer membrane protein produces MSSIRLIVFASFCLASGALCAHSDSSGWFDRVLTRLTQEHRPPHQPRLLAYPTVAYSPETSWELGAASSLLFHAKNDYQKNRLSEVTAFAFVTLRSQYGLWLDNAIYTDEDRWLLLGKVRLQRFPLLYYGIGPEAPKDDPVVVNGVYHLIRQRVMHRVKRNWFAGMELDYQRLGQVDFGGEQPSRPLPRGADGSTNFGVGIGTVYDSRPNMLNTRDGWFAELSWLHYSKTIGSDHAFDGFFAEVRRYRQLNKNAVFAWQAAGNVVLGDAPFNMLSLMGNESLLRGYYTGRYRDRHYYAAQAEYRFLPFPFSKRFGATGFVGMGAVAPTVSSLTLQNLRLAGGAGLRYFIFPQKDIFVRLDAGFTREGVSFYIFTGEAF; encoded by the coding sequence ATGTCGTCCATCCGACTCATCGTTTTCGCTTCTTTTTGCTTGGCAAGTGGAGCTCTGTGCGCCCACTCGGATTCGAGCGGTTGGTTCGACCGCGTACTGACCCGCCTCACTCAAGAACACCGCCCGCCCCACCAGCCCAGATTGCTTGCCTATCCCACGGTAGCCTATTCGCCGGAGACCAGTTGGGAGTTGGGCGCGGCTTCCTCCTTGCTGTTCCACGCCAAAAATGACTACCAAAAAAATCGCCTGAGCGAGGTCACGGCATTTGCTTTTGTCACGCTCCGCTCCCAATATGGCCTTTGGCTCGACAACGCCATCTACACCGACGAAGACCGCTGGCTGTTGTTGGGCAAAGTTCGTCTCCAGCGGTTCCCGCTCCTGTACTACGGCATCGGGCCGGAAGCGCCGAAGGATGACCCCGTGGTGGTCAATGGCGTGTACCATTTAATAAGGCAGCGCGTGATGCATCGGGTCAAGCGCAACTGGTTTGCGGGCATGGAGTTGGATTATCAGCGTTTGGGTCAGGTGGATTTTGGCGGCGAGCAGCCTTCTCGGCCCCTGCCGCGCGGTGCCGACGGTTCCACCAACTTTGGTGTGGGTATCGGCACGGTGTACGATTCGCGGCCCAACATGCTGAACACCCGCGATGGCTGGTTTGCGGAGCTGTCATGGCTGCATTACAGCAAAACCATCGGGAGCGACCATGCCTTCGACGGCTTTTTCGCGGAGGTGCGTCGCTATCGCCAACTCAACAAAAACGCCGTGTTCGCATGGCAGGCAGCGGGCAATGTCGTGCTCGGCGACGCGCCTTTCAATATGCTCAGCCTGATGGGCAACGAATCGCTCCTGCGCGGCTACTACACGGGGCGCTACCGCGACCGTCACTACTACGCCGCGCAAGCCGAGTACCGTTTTTTGCCCTTCCCGTTCAGCAAGCGATTCGGCGCGACGGGTTTTGTGGGCATGGGTGCCGTCGCGCCCACCGTTTCGTCGCTGACCCTCCAAAACCTCCGTTTGGCGGGCGGGGCGGGGTTGCGTTATTTCATTTTTCCGCAAAAAGACATTTTTGTCCGATTGGATGCCGGCTTCACGCGGGAGGGCGTGAGTTTTTATATTTTCACGGGGGAGGCGTTTTGA